Proteins encoded within one genomic window of Mustela erminea isolate mMusErm1 chromosome 21, mMusErm1.Pri, whole genome shotgun sequence:
- the HGSNAT gene encoding heparan-alpha-glucosaminide N-acetyltransferase isoform X2, giving the protein MDQALLLIHNELRGTNLTVFWNSERCYHCLFQVLVNVSWSGKPGKPSIAAVAVSTQHGSLLQLNGTLEEKEVCRLEYKFGEFGNYSLMVKHAHNGVGEIACDIVVNKKPVDSNLPVCIAFLIGVALIIAVSFLRFLLSLDDFHNWISKAINSRETDRLINSELGSPSRAASIGGDAQPEAWRPPAATPRLRCVDTFRGIALILMVFVNYGGGKYWYFKHSSWNGLTVADLVFPWFVFIMGSSVFLSMTSILQRGCSKFRLLGKIAWRSFLLICIGVVIVNPNYCLGPLSWDKVRIPGVLQRLGVTYFVVAVLELIFAKPVPESCALERSCFSLRDIIFSWPQWLFILMLESIWLALTFFLPVPGCPTGYLGPGGIGDLGKYPNCTGGAAGYIDRLLLGHDHIYQHPSSAVLYHTQVAYDPEGILGSINSIVMAFLGVQAGKILLYYKDQTKDILIRFTAWSCFLGLISIALTKFSENEGFIPINKNLWSVSYVTTLSSFAFFILLILYPIVDVKGLWTGTPFFYPGMNSILVYVGHEVFENYFPFQWKLQDNQSHKEHLTQNIVATAVWVLIAYILYKKKVFWKI; this is encoded by the exons TGCTTGTTTCAGGTTCTGGTCAATGTTTCCTGGAGTGGGAAACCCGGGAAGCCTAGCATTGCCGCGGTGGCGGTGAGCACCCAGCACGGATCTCTCCTGCAGCTTAATGGCAccttggaagagaaagaagtttgTAG GCTGGAATATAAATTTGGAGAATTTGGAAATTATTCACTCATGGTAAAGCACGCCCATAATGGAGTTGGTGAAATTGCTTGTGACATAGTTGTCAACAAGAAGCCAGTCGACAGTAACCTTC ctgTGTGTATCGCGTTCCTTATTGGTGTGGCACTCATCATTGCAGTATCCTTTCTGAGGTTTTTGTTGAG tttaGACGACTTTCATAATTGGATTTCTAAAGCAATAAATTCCCGGGAAACTGATCGCCTCATCAATTCT GAGCTGGGGTCTCCAAGCAGGGCAGCCTCCATCGGTGGCGATGCTCAACCGGAAGCATGGCGTCCGCCCGCCGCAACACCACGCCTCCGCTGTGTAGACACATTCAGGGG GATAGCTCTCATCCTCATGGTCTTCGTCAATTATGGAGGAGGAAAATACTGGTACTTCAAACACTCAAGTTGGAATG GACTGACGGTGGCTGACCTCGTATTCCCATG GTTTGTATTTATTATGGGATCTTCAGTTTTTCTATCAATGACTTCGATACTGCAGCGAGGATGTTCAAAATTCAGATTGCTAGGGAAAATTGCATGGAGGAGTTTCCTGTTAATCTGTATAGGAGTGGTCATTGTGAACCCCAATTATTGCCTTGGTCCAT TGTCTTGGGATAAGGTACGAATTCCTGGTGTGCTCCAGAGGCTGGGGGTGACCTACTTTGTAGTTGCTGTGTTAGAGCTCATCTTTGCTAAACCTGTGCCTGAAAGTTGTGCCTTG GAGAGAAGCTGCTTTTCCCTTCGAGACATCATCTTCAGCTGGCCCCAGTGGCTCTTCATTCTAATGCTGGAAAGCATTTGGCTGGCTTTGACATTCTTCTTGCCTGTTCCTGGATGTCCTAC TGGTTATCTCGGCCCTGGTGGTATTGGAGATTTGGGGAAGTATCCAAATTGCACTGGAGGAGCTGCTGGCTACATTGACCGCCTGCTTTTGGGACATGACCACATTTACCAGCATCCTTCTTCCGCC gTGCTTTATCATACCCAGGTGGCCTACGATCCAGAGGGAATTTTAGGGAGCATCAACTCCATTGTGATGGCATTTTTAGGCGTTCAg GCAGGAAAAATACTCTTGTATTACAAGGATCAGACCAAAGACATTCTGATCAGATTTACTGCCTGGTCTTGTTTTCTA GGGCTTATTTCTATTGCTTTGACgaaattttctgaaaatgaaggCTTTAttccaataaacaaaaatctgtg GTCCGTTTCATATGTCACCACACTGAGCTCCTTTGCCTTCTTCATCCTGCTTATCCTGTACCCCATTGTGGATGTGAAGGGACTGTGGACAGGAACCCCGTTCTTCTACCCAG GAATGAACTCTATTCTGGTGTACGTTGGCCATGAGGTGTTTGAGAACTACTTCCCCTTTCAGTGGAAGCTACAGGATAATCAGTCACACAAAGAGCACCTAACTCAGAACATAGTCGCCACTGCAGTTTGGGTGCTCATTGCCTACATTCTTTATAAAAAGAAGGTTTTTTGGAAAATCTGA